Proteins from a genomic interval of Lelliottia amnigena:
- the gldA_1 gene encoding 3-dehydroquinate synthase encodes MSNTDIRVVPGPANYFSHSGSLARLNDFFTPEQLSRAVWIYGERAIEGARPFLPDSFNAEGAKHLLFKGHCSERDVTHLVNESGSDVSVVIGVGGGAVMDTVKAVARRLTVPFVGIPTIAATCAAWTPLSVWYNDAGQALQFEIFDDANFLVLVEPQIILNAPAEYLLAGIGDTLAKWYEAVVLAPKPEELSLTVRLGINGALAIRDVLLESSEQALADQARGEQTQAFRDVVDAIIAGGGMVGGLGERYTRVAAAHAVHNGLTVLPQTEKFLHGTKVAYGILVQSALLGQDDVLAQLIAAYTRFNLPTTLRELDVDINNRAELDRVIAHTLRPVESIHYLPVALSPDVLRAAFEKVESFRQ; translated from the coding sequence ATGAGCAATACCGATATTCGTGTCGTACCCGGCCCGGCCAACTACTTCTCCCACAGCGGCAGCCTTGCGCGCCTGAACGATTTCTTCACGCCAGAACAACTTTCCCGCGCAGTGTGGATTTACGGCGAACGCGCCATCGAAGGGGCACGCCCTTTTCTGCCAGACAGCTTTAACGCCGAGGGCGCAAAACATCTGCTGTTCAAGGGCCACTGCAGCGAGCGCGATGTCACGCATCTGGTGAATGAATCAGGCAGTGACGTCAGCGTCGTGATTGGCGTGGGCGGCGGCGCGGTGATGGACACCGTAAAAGCGGTCGCGCGACGTTTAACGGTGCCCTTCGTCGGTATTCCAACCATTGCCGCCACCTGTGCCGCCTGGACGCCGCTTTCGGTCTGGTATAACGACGCCGGTCAGGCGTTGCAGTTTGAGATCTTCGATGACGCCAATTTCCTGGTGCTGGTTGAGCCGCAAATTATTCTGAACGCCCCGGCGGAATATCTGCTGGCGGGCATCGGCGATACGCTGGCGAAATGGTATGAAGCGGTGGTTCTCGCGCCAAAACCTGAAGAATTGTCGTTAACCGTGCGTCTGGGCATTAACGGGGCGCTGGCGATCCGTGACGTGCTGCTGGAGAGCAGCGAACAGGCGCTGGCGGATCAGGCGCGCGGTGAGCAGACGCAGGCATTTCGCGATGTGGTTGATGCCATTATCGCCGGTGGCGGCATGGTCGGTGGGCTGGGCGAACGCTATACCCGCGTGGCGGCCGCGCATGCGGTCCATAACGGTTTAACCGTGTTGCCGCAGACCGAAAAATTCCTGCACGGCACGAAGGTCGCTTACGGCATTCTGGTGCAAAGTGCCCTGCTCGGTCAGGACGACGTTCTGGCACAACTGATTGCCGCGTATACGCGTTTCAATCTGCCGACCACCCTGCGCGAGCTGGACGTGGACATCAACAACCGCGCCGAACTGGATCGGGTCATCGCCCACACGCTGCGCCCGGTAGAATCCATTCATTACCTGCCGGTTGCGCTGTCACCTGACGTTTTACGCGCCGCATTTGAGAAAGTGGAATCCTTCCGCCAGTAA
- the rbsA_2 gene encoding ABC transporter, which translates to MVSSRLEMRGISLAFSGFQALSRVDFTLTGGTVHALTGANGAGKSTLMAVLCGTHDHYEGEISINNQPVAIREPLDAKRLGIHLVQQEVDVALIPGLSIAENIMLDNLALPGHRYRWRAIREQAKQALAQLDVSLNVHRSIDSCSLAEKQQILLARALSHHCRFLILDEPTAPLDAHESERLFAVVRRLQQQGIGVVFISHRIHELKAICDTLTVLRDGKLIESGPMATLSGEEIVEKMLGHELSDIYPPARPKHSDETLLRVEGLHDDALLKDISLHLRKGEILGIAGLAGAGKTELCKALFGASKSRVERGELHQQPWKPRDPADSVLRGLALVPEERRKEGIFIDEPVSMNLSVSADNSFSRWSLFGHRQAWRWAEEVIARVGVSARGPGQVLRRLSGGNQQKVAIGKWLRNEACVLIFDEPTKGVDVKAKTDLFQLIDGLAREGKGVIYASGEFAELVGLCDRICVLWDGRIVAEIAGAEASEETLLYYSTGGTAS; encoded by the coding sequence ATGGTCTCCAGTCGCCTTGAGATGCGCGGTATCAGCCTGGCCTTTTCCGGGTTTCAGGCGCTGTCGCGCGTGGATTTCACGCTGACGGGCGGAACCGTGCACGCGCTAACGGGTGCAAACGGCGCTGGCAAATCGACGCTGATGGCGGTGCTGTGCGGCACCCACGACCACTACGAGGGTGAAATCAGCATTAATAATCAGCCGGTCGCGATCCGCGAGCCGCTCGACGCCAAACGGTTGGGCATTCATCTGGTGCAGCAGGAAGTCGACGTGGCGCTCATCCCCGGATTAAGCATCGCTGAAAATATTATGCTCGATAACCTGGCACTGCCGGGGCATCGCTACCGATGGCGTGCCATCCGCGAGCAGGCAAAGCAGGCGCTGGCGCAGCTCGACGTTTCCCTGAACGTGCATCGCTCGATTGACAGCTGCTCGCTGGCGGAAAAACAGCAAATTTTGCTGGCGCGCGCGCTGTCGCATCACTGTCGTTTTCTGATCCTTGATGAGCCGACCGCACCGCTGGACGCCCACGAAAGCGAACGCCTGTTTGCGGTGGTCAGACGCCTGCAACAGCAGGGCATCGGCGTGGTGTTTATCTCCCATCGCATCCATGAACTGAAAGCGATTTGCGACACCTTAACGGTGCTGCGTGACGGGAAATTGATTGAATCCGGTCCAATGGCGACCTTGAGCGGTGAAGAGATCGTCGAAAAAATGCTCGGTCACGAGCTGAGCGATATCTATCCGCCAGCGCGGCCAAAACACAGCGACGAAACGCTGCTGCGCGTGGAAGGGCTGCACGATGACGCGCTGCTGAAAGATATCTCGCTGCATCTGCGTAAAGGTGAAATTCTCGGTATCGCCGGGCTGGCGGGCGCGGGAAAAACCGAATTGTGCAAGGCGCTGTTTGGCGCGAGCAAAAGCCGCGTAGAGCGTGGTGAATTACATCAACAACCCTGGAAGCCGCGCGATCCGGCGGATTCCGTGCTGCGCGGGCTGGCGCTGGTCCCGGAGGAGCGGCGCAAAGAGGGCATTTTTATCGACGAGCCGGTGAGCATGAATTTGTCGGTGAGCGCCGATAACAGCTTCTCGCGCTGGAGCCTGTTCGGGCATCGTCAGGCGTGGCGGTGGGCAGAGGAAGTGATCGCCCGCGTCGGCGTGAGTGCGCGTGGTCCCGGGCAGGTGTTGCGTCGTCTTTCCGGCGGCAACCAGCAAAAAGTGGCGATTGGCAAATGGCTGCGCAATGAGGCCTGCGTGCTGATTTTTGACGAGCCCACCAAAGGCGTGGACGTCAAAGCCAAAACCGATCTGTTCCAGCTTATTGATGGCCTGGCGCGCGAAGGCAAAGGGGTGATTTACGCCTCGGGTGAATTCGCCGAACTGGTCGGATTGTGCGACCGCATCTGCGTGCTGTGGGACGGACGCATCGTGGCGGAAATCGCCGGGGCCGAAGCCAGCGAAGAGACATTACTTTATTATTCAACCGGAGGTACGGCGTCGTGA
- the rbsC_2 gene encoding ribose transport system permease protein rbsC encodes MSKALSVNTAASGRQQFFDFLYKWGMLLTVVALVAIFGIASDNFLDPFNIINILRSIAIVTVIAIGVSISLTVGGFDLSVGSTASLANALVISLFVWHGFGTTESILITLALCTLVGLFNAFLIVILRIPDMLATLASLFVIQGVAMTYSYGGSITENMVLPSGDMAEGAIPAAFGLLGQVPTIVIIMLAVTLLAQLGLSLTTHGRRMYAIGGNPEAARLSGIRTTRYKVAAYVIASLLAGLGGILLASRIGSSQVNAGGAI; translated from the coding sequence GTGAGCAAGGCCCTTTCAGTAAATACAGCGGCGTCGGGCCGTCAGCAGTTTTTCGATTTTCTCTATAAATGGGGCATGTTGCTGACCGTTGTCGCGCTGGTCGCGATTTTTGGTATCGCATCGGATAACTTCCTCGATCCCTTTAACATCATCAATATCTTGCGATCGATCGCCATCGTCACGGTGATCGCCATTGGCGTCTCAATCTCACTGACCGTCGGTGGCTTTGATCTGTCGGTCGGGTCAACGGCGTCGCTGGCGAATGCGCTGGTGATCTCCCTTTTCGTCTGGCACGGATTTGGCACCACCGAATCGATTCTGATCACCCTGGCGCTTTGTACATTGGTCGGGCTGTTTAACGCCTTTCTCATCGTGATCCTGCGCATTCCGGACATGCTGGCGACCCTTGCCAGCCTGTTTGTGATTCAGGGTGTGGCGATGACCTACAGCTACGGCGGATCGATTACCGAAAACATGGTACTGCCGAGCGGCGATATGGCGGAAGGGGCCATTCCGGCGGCGTTTGGTCTGCTGGGTCAGGTGCCCACGATTGTAATCATCATGCTGGCAGTAACGCTGCTGGCACAGCTTGGCTTATCGCTGACCACGCACGGACGCCGTATGTACGCCATCGGTGGCAATCCGGAAGCGGCGCGTCTTTCCGGTATTCGCACCACCCGTTACAAAGTGGCGGCCTACGTGATTGCGTCGCTGCTGGCGGGGCTTGGCGGTATTTTGCTGGCGTCGCGCATCGGATCGTCGCAGGTGAATGCGGGCGGGGCTATCTGA
- a CDS encoding Putative sugar ABC transporter precursor: MKKIALSLVALGLLSSLPGYAATPAPVPAAIANHEGPIRIAVIRNLGSDDNTTQFVSGAIQEGKKLGFKVSTF, from the coding sequence ATGAAAAAAATCGCACTCTCTTTGGTAGCGCTGGGTTTACTGAGTTCATTGCCTGGTTACGCGGCAACGCCTGCGCCGGTTCCGGCGGCGATCGCTAACCATGAAGGCCCGATCCGCATTGCGGTGATCCGTAACCTGGGCTCCGATGACAACACCACGCAGTTTGTTTCGGGCGCCATTCAGGAAGGTAAAAAGCTCGGCTTTAAGGTCAGCACTTTCTGA
- a CDS encoding Putative sugar ABC transporter precursor, producing MNQAISQKYDGIILSQGRDPYSTALVKKAVDAGIKVAVFDTAVNGEIPGVTVTQQDDASLTNLSFGQLAKDFNGKANIIKLWVAGFPPMERRQAAYKELQKQYPGIKELESIGAVSSDVQAIRRTKSARCWRNTRKARSTRSGAPGMRSARARIKR from the coding sequence GTGAATCAGGCGATTAGCCAGAAATATGATGGCATTATTTTGTCTCAGGGCCGTGACCCGTATTCCACCGCGCTGGTGAAAAAAGCCGTCGATGCGGGGATCAAAGTGGCGGTATTTGATACGGCCGTTAACGGTGAAATTCCCGGCGTGACCGTCACCCAGCAGGATGATGCCTCGTTAACGAACCTGTCGTTCGGTCAACTGGCGAAAGATTTCAACGGCAAAGCCAATATCATCAAGCTGTGGGTAGCAGGCTTCCCGCCGATGGAGCGCCGTCAGGCGGCGTATAAAGAATTACAAAAACAGTATCCGGGTATCAAAGAGCTGGAATCTATCGGCGCCGTTTCTTCTGACGTGCAGGCGATACGGCGAACAAAGTCGGCGCGGTGCTGGCGAAATACCCGAAAGGCCAGATCGACGCGATCTGGGGCACCTGGGATGCGTTCAGCCAGGGCGCGTATAAAGCGCTGA
- a CDS encoding sugar ABC transporter substrate-binding protein: MRESGSPWKVSVAVDPKLIGATNVRLIANKIAGETTPATYDFKAAAIPQALLAAQPGAVNVASLGKIIPGWGQTEDFVAPWFATLEAKSH; encoded by the coding sequence ATGCGTGAATCCGGCAGCCCGTGGAAAGTGAGCGTGGCGGTCGATCCTAAGCTGATTGGCGCGACTAACGTGCGTCTGATCGCGAATAAAATCGCCGGTGAAACCACCCCTGCGACTTATGATTTTAAAGCGGCGGCAATCCCGCAGGCGCTCCTGGCGGCGCAGCCTGGCGCGGTGAATGTGGCGTCTCTTGGCAAAATCATTCCAGGCTGGGGCCAGACGGAAGATTTCGTCGCGCCGTGGTTTGCGACGCTGGAAGCGAAAAGTCATTAA
- a CDS encoding Uncharacterized conserved protein — protein sequence MNSSLPTPEYSRNMRLIGHSDQGGRPDGVQLMVHRGFAYIGHMVSQGFSIVDVRDPKNPKAAGYVPAPPGTWNVHLQAHDDLLLVINARDLFADARFADEKVYYTRQVGETVSDVQDKGWSAGLRIFDISTPDKPREISFLSLDGIGIHRIWYVGGRWAYVSALIDGFTDYIFLTIDLADPRKPEVAGRWWLPGMNQAEGEQPNWPEGKRYALHHAIIAGDTAYGSWRDGGLTLLDVKDRTQPKLISHRNWSPPFGGGTHTALPLPDRDLLVVLDEAVLDNQEDGEKLIWLFDIREPSNPVSISTFPQPDERDYVAKGAHFGPHNLHENRPGSFISSTLIFATYQNAGVRAYDISNPYRPVETGALVPAAPAKMMDTRPNRPQVIQSCDVFVDAQGIIYSTDYNGGLSVIEYLG from the coding sequence ATGAACTCTTCATTACCCACCCCTGAATACAGCCGCAATATGCGGCTGATCGGCCATAGCGATCAGGGTGGTCGCCCGGACGGCGTTCAGCTGATGGTGCATCGCGGTTTTGCCTATATCGGTCATATGGTGTCGCAGGGTTTTTCGATTGTGGACGTGCGCGACCCAAAAAATCCCAAAGCGGCGGGCTATGTGCCTGCGCCGCCGGGCACGTGGAATGTCCATTTGCAGGCGCATGACGATCTGCTGCTGGTGATCAACGCCCGCGATCTGTTTGCCGATGCGCGCTTTGCCGACGAAAAGGTCTATTACACCCGTCAGGTCGGTGAAACCGTCAGCGACGTGCAGGACAAAGGCTGGAGCGCGGGGCTGCGAATTTTTGATATTTCAACGCCGGATAAGCCACGCGAAATCAGCTTCCTGTCACTCGACGGGATTGGTATCCACCGTATCTGGTACGTTGGCGGACGCTGGGCCTATGTTTCGGCGCTGATTGACGGTTTTACCGATTATATTTTCCTGACAATCGATCTGGCAGATCCGCGCAAACCGGAAGTGGCCGGCCGCTGGTGGCTGCCAGGGATGAATCAGGCAGAAGGTGAGCAGCCAAACTGGCCCGAAGGTAAACGCTATGCGCTACACCACGCAATTATTGCCGGTGATACGGCCTACGGCAGCTGGCGTGACGGCGGGTTGACGCTGCTGGATGTGAAGGATCGCACCCAGCCGAAACTTATCAGCCATCGCAACTGGAGCCCGCCGTTTGGCGGCGGTACGCATACGGCGCTGCCGTTGCCGGATCGCGATTTGCTGGTGGTGCTGGACGAAGCGGTGCTGGATAACCAGGAAGACGGCGAGAAGCTGATCTGGCTGTTTGATATTCGCGAGCCCTCGAATCCGGTGAGTATTTCTACCTTCCCGCAGCCGGATGAGCGGGATTATGTGGCGAAAGGGGCGCACTTCGGGCCGCATAATTTGCACGAAAACCGCCCTGGCAGCTTTATCAGTTCGACGCTGATTTTTGCCACGTATCAGAATGCGGGTGTTCGCGCCTACGATATCTCGAATCCGTATCGACCGGTGGAAACCGGCGCATTGGTGCCGGCTGCGCCCGCGAAAATGATGGATACGCGCCCGAACCGCCCGCAGGTGATTCAGTCTTGCGATGTGTTTGTGGATGCGCAGGGGATTATTTACAGCACGGATTATAACGGTGGGTTGTCGGTGATTGAGTATTTGGGGTGA
- the mtnK gene encoding methylthioribose kinase has product MSQYRTFTAQDAVEYAKQFGGLDNPSSLVEAQEIGDGNLNLVFKIFDAQGVSRIIVKQALPYVRCVGESWPLTLDRARLEAQTLVEHYQHSPQHTVKIHHYDPELAVMVMEDLSSHKIWRGELISGVYYPQASRQLGEYLAHTLFHTSDFYLHPHAKKAQVAKYINPEMCEITEDLFFNDPYQIHERNNYPAELEADVAALRSDDQLKIAVASLKHRFFSQAEALLHGDIHSGSIFVAKGSLKAIDAEFGYYGPIGFDIGTAIGNLLLNFCGLPGHLGIRDAAAAREQRLADIQELWNTFSERFQALATEKTRDAALSAPGYASQFLKKVWTDAIGFCGTELIRRSVGLSHVADIDTIKDDAMRHECLRHAITLGRALIVIADRIDSAEALVARVRQYS; this is encoded by the coding sequence ATGTCGCAATACCGTACCTTTACCGCCCAGGATGCCGTGGAGTATGCAAAGCAGTTCGGCGGCCTCGATAACCCATCATCGCTGGTAGAGGCGCAGGAGATAGGCGACGGCAACCTCAATCTGGTGTTTAAAATTTTCGACGCCCAAGGCGTAAGCCGCATCATCGTTAAGCAGGCGCTGCCTTACGTGCGCTGCGTTGGCGAGTCATGGCCGTTAACCCTGGACCGCGCGCGTTTAGAGGCGCAAACGCTGGTTGAACATTACCAGCACAGCCCGCAGCACACGGTCAAAATCCATCATTACGACCCGGAACTGGCGGTGATGGTGATGGAAGATCTCTCCAGTCATAAAATCTGGCGCGGCGAACTGATTAGCGGCGTGTATTATCCGCAGGCCTCACGTCAGTTGGGTGAATATCTGGCGCATACGCTGTTCCATACCAGCGATTTTTATCTGCATCCGCACGCCAAAAAAGCGCAGGTAGCAAAATACATTAACCCGGAAATGTGCGAGATCACCGAAGACCTGTTCTTCAACGACCCGTATCAGATTCACGAGCGCAATAATTATCCGGCTGAACTGGAGGCTGACGTCGCCGCGCTGCGCAGTGACGATCAGCTGAAAATTGCTGTTGCTTCTTTGAAGCACCGTTTCTTCTCGCAGGCCGAAGCGCTTCTGCACGGCGATATCCACAGCGGCTCTATTTTTGTTGCCAAGGGCAGCCTAAAAGCGATCGATGCGGAGTTCGGTTATTACGGCCCGATCGGTTTTGATATCGGCACGGCGATCGGTAACCTGCTGCTGAACTTCTGCGGCCTGCCGGGGCATTTGGGGATCCGCGATGCCGCGGCCGCCCGCGAGCAGCGTCTGGCTGATATACAGGAACTGTGGAATACCTTTTCTGAACGCTTCCAGGCGCTGGCGACCGAGAAAACCCGCGATGCGGCGCTGTCTGCGCCGGGTTATGCCTCGCAGTTCCTGAAAAAAGTCTGGACCGATGCGATCGGTTTTTGCGGCACGGAGTTGATTCGCCGCAGCGTGGGGCTGTCGCACGTCGCGGATATCGATACCATCAAAGACGACGCGATGCGCCACGAATGCCTGCGCCACGCCATTACGCTTGGCAGAGCGCTTATCGTGATTGCCGACCGAATTGATAGCGCGGAGGCGCTGGTGGCGAGGGTTCGTCAATATAGCTGA
- the mtnA gene encoding translation initiation factor 2B subunit I, whose amino-acid sequence MQTLQTTSLRVADNQLFILDQQALPQEKRWLDASTVEALVGHIHALRVRGAPLIGLSASLLLALLAENGHSRDELATALDTLRASRPTAVNLMNNLDRMKQALWQEDFVPALVAEALRLIEEDKQLCDAIARAGSQLVKPGSRLLTHCNTGGLATAGVGTALGVIAIAHQQGKITNVWVDETRPLLQGGRLTAWELGELGVPYQLITDSMAASLMAKGQVDAVWVGADRIAANGDVANKIGTYSLAVLAKFHGIPFYVAAPQTTLDPNCPNGEAIPIEQRDAREVTGVAGSFGAVQWAPENAQVYNPAFDVTPAALISGWVLDTGVVTPQEVAEGKFA is encoded by the coding sequence ATGCAGACATTACAGACGACCAGCCTGCGGGTGGCGGATAATCAGCTCTTTATTCTCGATCAACAGGCGCTTCCGCAGGAGAAACGCTGGCTGGATGCGTCCACCGTTGAAGCTCTGGTGGGACACATTCACGCTCTGCGCGTACGCGGCGCACCGCTGATCGGACTTTCTGCAAGCCTTCTGCTGGCGCTGTTAGCGGAAAACGGTCACAGCCGCGACGAGCTGGCGACGGCGCTGGACACGCTGCGCGCCTCGCGCCCGACGGCGGTCAACCTGATGAACAATCTCGATCGGATGAAGCAGGCGTTATGGCAGGAAGATTTTGTTCCGGCATTGGTGGCTGAGGCGCTGCGCCTGATTGAGGAAGATAAGCAGCTCTGCGATGCGATTGCGCGGGCGGGAAGCCAGCTGGTGAAACCGGGCAGCCGGTTGCTGACCCACTGCAACACCGGCGGGCTGGCGACGGCGGGCGTGGGGACGGCGCTGGGCGTGATAGCGATTGCGCATCAGCAGGGAAAAATCACCAATGTTTGGGTGGATGAAACGCGTCCGCTGTTGCAGGGGGGCAGGCTGACGGCATGGGAGCTGGGCGAGCTGGGTGTGCCGTATCAGCTGATCACCGATTCGATGGCTGCCAGCCTGATGGCGAAAGGGCAGGTCGATGCGGTGTGGGTCGGCGCGGACAGGATTGCCGCCAATGGCGATGTAGCAAACAAAATCGGCACCTACTCTCTGGCGGTGCTGGCGAAATTCCACGGCATTCCTTTTTATGTGGCCGCCCCGCAGACGACGTTGGATCCAAACTGTCCAAACGGCGAGGCCATCCCGATTGAGCAGCGCGATGCCCGTGAAGTGACCGGCGTGGCGGGTAGTTTTGGTGCGGTACAGTGGGCACCGGAAAATGCGCAGGTATATAACCCAGCGTTTGACGTGACGCCTGCGGCGCTGATTAGCGGGTGGGTGCTGGATACGGGCGTGGTGACGCCGCAAGAGGTCGCGGAAGGGAAATTTGCCTGA
- a CDS encoding Activator of Hsp90 ATPase 1 family protein, which translates to MTLDPETDLKLERVVDAPHDLLWLCWTTPEHIKNFFIPAPHKVTECELDLRVGGRFNTVFEVDGQRMDNQGVFLEIDPGKKLVFTDGYTEGWKPAEKPFMTAILLLEEMGEGKTRYTAIARHPTKELREQHEQMGFHEGWGIVLDQLVGYVKSLQPPLP; encoded by the coding sequence GTGACGCTCGATCCTGAAACAGACTTGAAGCTGGAGCGCGTGGTGGACGCACCGCACGACCTTCTGTGGCTCTGCTGGACCACGCCAGAGCACATCAAAAATTTTTTCATCCCTGCACCCCATAAGGTGACCGAATGCGAGCTCGATCTCCGCGTGGGCGGACGGTTTAACACCGTGTTTGAGGTGGACGGGCAGCGGATGGATAACCAGGGTGTGTTTCTGGAAATCGATCCCGGTAAAAAGCTGGTTTTTACCGACGGCTACACCGAAGGCTGGAAACCGGCCGAGAAGCCGTTTATGACGGCGATTTTATTGCTGGAAGAGATGGGCGAGGGCAAAACCCGCTACACGGCGATTGCGCGCCATCCGACGAAGGAACTCCGCGAGCAGCATGAGCAGATGGGCTTCCACGAAGGGTGGGGGATTGTGCTGGATCAACTGGTGGGGTATGTGAAGTCTCTTCAACCCCCTCTCCCTTGA
- a CDS encoding Helix-turn-helix. has protein sequence MASVYSDEYQRVINALKKARKEKGITQAQLAEALGKLQSFIAKVENGERRLDVVEFVHLARLVGVEPISALNEIFI, from the coding sequence ATGGCCTCAGTTTACTCAGATGAATACCAGCGTGTTATCAATGCGTTGAAGAAAGCTCGTAAAGAGAAAGGGATTACGCAGGCTCAGCTTGCGGAAGCGCTGGGAAAACTGCAGTCTTTTATCGCGAAAGTGGAAAACGGTGAGCGCAGATTGGATGTGGTAGAGTTTGTGCATTTGGCGAGGTTGGTTGGTGTGGAACCAATCAGTGCCTTAAATGAAATTTTTATTTGA
- a CDS encoding Protein of uncharacterised function (DUF2971) produces MEFLDYLKNAMVERGISKDAMNLALNDSSFLNYMSVSSAIAHWNFFEENFRVYCLSPKNDNLLMWSHYADKHHGICLEFDTDNLIFGSAWKVEYHDEYPYYSWRNDYDPVRLALTKATCWNYEEEYRILPKTNQANEYQQQSIVVDEYNKLVFPRQALKSIIIGCKANYDEIRDFIYELRPDLSVRKAQMQHNHYGLNITAM; encoded by the coding sequence ATGGAGTTCTTGGATTATTTAAAAAATGCAATGGTTGAAAGAGGGATTTCTAAAGATGCAATGAATTTAGCTTTAAATGATTCTTCATTTCTAAATTATATGTCCGTAAGTAGCGCCATAGCACATTGGAATTTTTTCGAAGAAAATTTTAGAGTGTATTGCCTAAGTCCTAAAAATGATAATTTGTTAATGTGGTCTCATTATGCCGATAAACATCATGGTATCTGCTTAGAGTTTGATACAGATAATCTTATTTTTGGTAGTGCCTGGAAGGTCGAATATCATGATGAATATCCATATTATTCATGGCGAAACGACTATGACCCTGTAAGACTTGCACTAACCAAAGCAACTTGCTGGAATTATGAAGAAGAGTATCGAATCTTACCTAAGACAAATCAAGCTAATGAATATCAGCAGCAATCAATTGTCGTCGATGAATATAATAAATTAGTATTTCCACGGCAAGCATTGAAATCAATAATAATAGGTTGCAAGGCGAATTATGATGAGATACGTGATTTTATCTATGAGTTGAGGCCTGATTTATCTGTGCGGAAAGCTCAAATGCAACATAATCATTATGGTCTGAATATTACGGCTATGTAA